Proteins from a genomic interval of Candidatus Poribacteria bacterium:
- a CDS encoding Gfo/Idh/MocA family oxidoreductase has translation MLKAGFIGAGGRSQGAHYPNVNRLEDDVEMLGACELDEEKLAQVAQKYEFPHTFTDHRKMLDTLDLDVVYCVMNEKWILQPALDCLNAGKHLFIEKPPGANSDETQQLLEAAVANDVYCMVGFQRRYAAVTREAMRRVAEKGPVTLAVTTFNKQMLGGNREFTTTLWNDVCHVVDLLRYMAGGEPVEVTAHRDTFDAEQRNFYTAFVRFDNNVTGVLFGSRASGGRVLRSELHGVGIGCYMKIPEEIEIYEDNNRSVMGGWEVDGVDQRDTPNYEGVLTMHRHFVESVRNRQVPLTDLRDVINSIRFVDQIEGPLPD, from the coding sequence ATGCTTAAAGCAGGATTTATCGGGGCAGGGGGACGCAGTCAAGGCGCGCATTATCCAAATGTGAATCGATTGGAAGATGATGTCGAGATGCTTGGAGCCTGTGAACTCGACGAAGAAAAACTCGCGCAAGTTGCCCAGAAATACGAGTTTCCGCACACCTTCACAGACCACCGGAAGATGCTGGACACCTTAGACTTAGATGTCGTTTATTGTGTGATGAACGAGAAGTGGATTTTACAACCCGCTCTGGATTGCCTCAACGCCGGCAAGCATCTGTTCATCGAAAAACCACCGGGAGCGAATAGCGATGAAACGCAACAACTCCTTGAGGCAGCAGTCGCCAACGATGTCTATTGCATGGTCGGGTTTCAGCGGAGATATGCCGCCGTCACCCGCGAAGCGATGCGCCGCGTCGCAGAAAAGGGACCCGTTACGCTAGCCGTCACCACCTTTAACAAGCAAATGCTCGGGGGAAACCGAGAATTTACGACAACGCTTTGGAACGATGTCTGCCACGTGGTCGATCTCCTCCGCTATATGGCAGGTGGTGAACCTGTGGAAGTTACGGCGCATCGCGACACATTCGATGCCGAACAACGCAATTTCTACACCGCCTTCGTCCGGTTCGATAACAACGTTACAGGTGTGCTTTTTGGAAGTCGTGCATCCGGGGGACGCGTGCTGCGCTCCGAATTGCACGGTGTCGGCATCGGCTGTTACATGAAAATCCCAGAAGAAATCGAAATTTATGAGGACAACAACAGAAGTGTTATGGGAGGTTGGGAAGTTGACGGGGTGGACCAGCGCGATACACCGAACTATGAGGGTGTGCTGACGATGCATCGCCATTTCGTCGAGTCCGTCCGCAACCGGCAAGTCCCGCTCACAGACCTCCGTGATGTTATAAATTCTATTCGTTTTGTTGACCAGATAGAGGGTCCGCTACCGGATTAA
- a CDS encoding redoxin domain-containing protein yields MFQTRLNASVWAVILITAILIPAASGEEAVTTPNTLKVGMVAPDFTLKDEEGVERSLSDYLGKKNIVLAFYPKDFTGG; encoded by the coding sequence ATGTTTCAAACGCGGTTGAATGCAAGCGTCTGGGCTGTTATCCTCATAACAGCGATTTTGATTCCAGCAGCTTCAGGGGAGGAAGCAGTGACAACGCCAAACACACTAAAAGTAGGCATGGTTGCCCCCGATTTCACATTGAAAGATGAAGAAGGCGTTGAGCGGAGTCTCAGCGACTATTTAGGGAAGAAGAATATCGTTCTCGCTTTCTATCCAAAAGATTTTACAGGCGGATGA
- a CDS encoding redoxin domain-containing protein, translating into MSEIEATGSVLFGVSVDSVKSHKRFRAEQKFGFSLLADTEFEVSHQYSGIIESFNASKRVTFIIDKAGYIRAIDTDVNVKTHGEDVAVLLKEVLPKIEVGQPAPDFIAADGTGKTHQLSELHQKKNVVLAFYPRDFGRG; encoded by the coding sequence TTGAGCGAGATAGAAGCGACCGGAAGTGTCCTTTTCGGGGTCAGTGTTGATTCCGTCAAGTCGCACAAGCGGTTTCGGGCAGAACAGAAATTCGGATTTTCACTCTTAGCGGATACCGAATTTGAGGTGAGCCACCAGTATAGTGGTATCATTGAAAGTTTCAACGCCTCAAAACGGGTAACTTTCATCATTGATAAAGCCGGATACATCCGTGCCATTGATACGGATGTCAATGTCAAAACGCACGGTGAAGATGTCGCAGTCCTGCTTAAGGAAGTCTTACCGAAGATAGAGGTTGGGCAACCCGCCCCAGATTTTATTGCAGCCGATGGGACCGGTAAAACGCACCAACTCAGTGAATTGCATCAGAAAAAGAATGTCGTGTTAGCCTTCTATCCACGCGATTTTGGGCGTGGCTGA
- a CDS encoding YebC/PmpR family DNA-binding transcriptional regulator, with the protein MSGHSKWSTIKHKKAANDSRRGKLFSKLVKEITAAARVGGRDIDMNPRLRTAIAAAKSSNVPNDNIEKAVLRGTGELEGETYEEILYEGYGPGGVALMIEVLTDNRNRAVADIRHAFSKHEGSIGERGCVAWGFDKCGLIVVTPDSIDEEELFLIAVEAGAEDVTASETGMEIITPFETFDSVLTAVQETSAEIQLAEISMIPQNTVKLEGKEAERMLRLMDALDELDDVQKVYANFDIPDNLLEAAA; encoded by the coding sequence ATGTCAGGACACTCTAAATGGTCAACAATCAAACATAAAAAAGCAGCAAACGATTCCAGACGCGGCAAACTCTTCTCAAAGTTGGTGAAAGAGATTACCGCAGCAGCGCGCGTCGGTGGTCGGGATATAGACATGAACCCACGACTCCGCACCGCAATTGCAGCGGCAAAATCAAGCAACGTCCCGAATGATAACATTGAGAAAGCCGTCCTTCGAGGCACGGGTGAGCTTGAGGGTGAAACCTACGAAGAAATTCTTTATGAGGGCTACGGACCCGGGGGTGTCGCCCTCATGATAGAAGTGCTGACCGACAACCGTAACCGAGCGGTTGCAGACATTCGACACGCTTTCAGCAAACACGAAGGCAGCATCGGAGAGCGCGGATGTGTCGCATGGGGCTTTGATAAATGCGGGTTGATCGTTGTTACGCCTGATAGTATTGATGAAGAAGAACTGTTCCTCATCGCAGTTGAAGCCGGGGCTGAAGATGTAACCGCCTCCGAAACAGGTATGGAAATTATCACACCCTTTGAGACGTTCGATAGCGTCTTAACGGCAGTTCAAGAAACATCCGCTGAAATTCAACTCGCTGAAATTAGCATGATTCCGCAAAACACCGTGAAACTTGAAGGGAAAGAGGCGGAACGGATGCTACGCCTCATGGACGCTCTCGATGAACTCGATGATGTCCAGAAAGTTTACGCCAATTTCGATATTCCCGATAACCTTTTAGAAGCCGCAGCTTAA
- the ruvC gene encoding crossover junction endodeoxyribonuclease RuvC: MKVPTHLTEPQGKIKNRTARKNKKILGIDPGIANTGYGVVEAHANRLVSRGFGNIRTSPKTASELRLKQIYDTVTHLISKFAIESVVLEDIFFSKNISSAFAVGEVKGIVKLAAANADCPVTVYTPTQVKQAVVGYGKATKSQMEKMTQALLKLKEPPRPDHAADALALALCHARSYKVLQRSEKYM; this comes from the coding sequence ATGAAGGTCCCAACCCACCTCACCGAACCGCAAGGAAAAATAAAAAATCGAACCGCAAGGAAAAATAAAAAAATTCTTGGCATTGATCCGGGTATTGCGAACACTGGATACGGCGTGGTTGAAGCGCACGCGAACCGTCTCGTTTCGCGGGGTTTCGGAAATATCAGAACCAGCCCAAAAACAGCGTCGGAGTTGCGGTTGAAACAAATCTACGATACCGTAACCCATCTGATTAGCAAATTCGCTATCGAGAGTGTCGTGCTCGAGGATATTTTTTTCAGTAAAAATATAAGCAGTGCGTTCGCCGTAGGTGAAGTTAAAGGGATCGTGAAACTCGCAGCCGCGAATGCGGACTGCCCCGTTACTGTATACACACCTACCCAAGTTAAACAGGCAGTTGTAGGTTACGGAAAAGCCACAAAATCCCAGATGGAGAAGATGACACAAGCCCTGCTTAAACTCAAGGAACCGCCGCGTCCTGATCATGCAGCAGATGCACTCGCACTCGCACTCTGCCATGCCCGTTCCTATAAAGTCCTTCAACGCAGTGAAAAATATATGTAG
- a CDS encoding Holliday junction branch migration protein RuvA, with protein MISYIKGVLADKETTQVIVDVNGIGYMIDVSPRTVTDLPAIGDTVTLYTYYHQNRDNKITLYGFTSKDGRKVFELALTVSGVGPALAQNIVARLSPSQFQRAVHRGDATTLMRVPRLGKDLAQVIITKLKKNIMKLKLEGDVDLGKPVGAPVAEAIQILVNTLGASELEAEQAVDKAQQILGESAQRENLIAQALRYIRN; from the coding sequence ATGATTTCTTATATCAAAGGGGTTCTCGCAGATAAGGAAACAACACAGGTGATTGTAGATGTAAACGGCATTGGATATATGATCGACGTGTCACCGAGAACCGTAACGGATTTACCCGCCATAGGCGATACCGTTACCCTTTATACATACTATCATCAAAACCGCGACAACAAAATTACGCTCTACGGGTTCACCTCAAAGGACGGACGCAAGGTTTTTGAATTGGCGCTGACGGTCTCGGGTGTAGGACCTGCCCTCGCACAAAACATCGTCGCGCGGCTGTCCCCCTCACAATTCCAACGTGCTGTCCATCGCGGAGATGCAACGACCCTCATGCGGGTTCCACGTTTAGGCAAAGACCTCGCCCAAGTCATCATCACCAAACTTAAAAAGAACATTATGAAATTGAAACTCGAAGGCGATGTCGATCTCGGAAAACCCGTTGGCGCTCCGGTCGCAGAGGCAATCCAAATCCTCGTCAATACCCTTGGGGCATCGGAACTTGAAGCAGAGCAAGCCGTCGATAAGGCACAACAAATTCTCGGTGAGTCTGCGCAACGAGAAAACCTCATCGCGCAAGCACTCCGATATATCCGAAATTAA
- the ruvB gene encoding Holliday junction branch migration DNA helicase RuvB — MQELAEEDDDFGYSLRPETLSEFIGQEKVKEQLRIHIEAAKKRGDALEHVLLVGPPGLGKTTLARIIANEIQSTYKQAIGPVMEKLDLASILMNLEHGDILFIDEIHRMKGYVQELLYPSMEDYQLDLAIGQGPASDVVQMPLKHFTLVGATTREGLLSGPFRDRFGIRIHLDYYEAKDIQQAIRINSAKLNINIDEDAEYTLACRSRGTMRIANKLLANVRDYAQVEADGSLSLEVVEEALKFFDIDERGLNRQDYAYFQTLIEKFNGRAGLKALAVALSEDERTISEVYEPYYIKEGFLMLTPGGRIATDAAHAYFNYPVASQPSLFY, encoded by the coding sequence ATGCAAGAGTTGGCGGAAGAAGACGACGACTTCGGATATAGCCTCCGCCCGGAAACGCTCAGCGAATTTATCGGACAGGAAAAAGTGAAAGAGCAGCTCCGTATCCATATTGAAGCCGCCAAAAAGCGCGGGGACGCACTTGAGCACGTGTTGCTTGTGGGTCCACCGGGGCTCGGGAAGACCACGCTTGCACGGATCATCGCCAATGAAATCCAGAGCACCTATAAACAGGCGATCGGTCCCGTCATGGAGAAACTTGATCTCGCCTCAATTTTGATGAACCTTGAGCACGGGGATATTCTGTTCATTGATGAAATCCACCGGATGAAAGGATACGTTCAGGAATTGCTCTACCCTTCAATGGAGGATTATCAACTGGACTTAGCCATCGGTCAGGGACCCGCATCGGATGTCGTACAAATGCCTCTTAAGCACTTCACACTCGTTGGTGCGACAACCCGTGAAGGCTTGCTTTCTGGTCCTTTTCGCGACAGGTTCGGCATCCGTATCCATCTCGATTACTACGAAGCAAAAGACATCCAGCAGGCGATTCGCATTAACAGCGCAAAACTTAACATTAATATCGACGAAGATGCAGAATACACATTAGCGTGCCGTTCGCGTGGCACGATGCGTATCGCAAACAAACTGCTCGCTAACGTTAGGGACTACGCCCAAGTTGAAGCAGACGGCTCTCTCTCACTTGAGGTTGTGGAAGAGGCACTCAAATTCTTTGACATTGATGAACGCGGATTAAACAGACAAGACTATGCCTATTTTCAAACGCTCATTGAAAAATTCAACGGACGTGCGGGGCTGAAGGCACTCGCTGTCGCCTTGAGTGAGGACGAACGCACCATCTCAGAGGTTTACGAACCTTACTACATCAAAGAGGGATTTTTGATGCTAACACCGGGCGGACGTATCGCAACCGATGCTGCCCATGCGTATTTTAATTATCCCGTAGCGTCTCAACCATCGTTGTTTTATTAG
- the queA gene encoding tRNA preQ1(34) S-adenosylmethionine ribosyltransferase-isomerase QueA produces the protein MKLTDFDYHLPPDRIAQSPLQQRDGSRLLVVDREACAFHHTRFSEIGEYLPNDALLVLNDTKVIPARLIGRKSGTGGKIEFLLIREKEPDIYEVLAKPRRSLRIGTQVVFGNRPLTAEVLAKPDDGHCIVRFSYDGEFSAILAAIGMMPLPPYIQRPPNAEDKVRYQSVYAATEGAIAAPTAGLHFTQELLEELKNNGIEIAMLTLHVGPGTFQPVKVENIQTHKMHAEYIHLAETEANWIRTAREAGRKIVAIGTTVVRSLETASMTGTVHPYRGYSELFIYPGHRFNAVDALVTNFHLPKSTLLMLVSAFAGKDLIQQAYQEALQHKYRFYSYGDAMLIL, from the coding sequence ATGAAACTCACAGATTTCGACTACCATCTACCGCCTGATCGGATCGCGCAAAGTCCACTTCAACAGCGCGATGGGTCACGACTCTTGGTAGTTGACCGTGAAGCTTGTGCTTTTCACCATACGCGGTTTTCAGAGATTGGGGAATACTTACCCAACGATGCGTTGTTAGTCCTAAACGACACGAAGGTCATTCCGGCACGGTTAATCGGTAGAAAAAGCGGAACTGGCGGAAAGATAGAATTCCTTCTCATCCGCGAAAAAGAGCCGGACATTTATGAGGTACTCGCCAAGCCGCGGCGGAGCCTCCGAATCGGTACACAGGTTGTCTTCGGCAACAGGCCCCTAACGGCAGAGGTTCTCGCGAAACCGGATGACGGACACTGTATCGTCCGTTTCAGCTATGACGGTGAATTTTCAGCCATCCTTGCGGCTATCGGTATGATGCCTTTGCCGCCTTACATTCAGCGTCCACCGAACGCTGAAGATAAGGTGCGGTATCAGTCAGTCTACGCCGCCACTGAAGGCGCGATTGCAGCACCTACGGCAGGTCTGCACTTTACACAAGAATTGTTGGAGGAATTAAAAAATAACGGGATAGAAATAGCGATGCTAACGCTGCATGTTGGACCTGGAACCTTCCAACCCGTGAAAGTGGAAAATATTCAGACCCATAAGATGCATGCCGAATACATCCACCTCGCCGAAACAGAAGCAAACTGGATTCGCACAGCGCGGGAGGCGGGACGGAAAATCGTTGCCATCGGGACCACAGTCGTGCGCTCCTTAGAAACTGCAAGCATGACAGGCACCGTTCATCCGTATAGGGGTTACAGTGAACTTTTTATCTATCCCGGGCATCGATTCAATGCAGTAGATGCGTTGGTCACCAACTTCCATCTACCCAAATCCACTTTACTTATGCTCGTGAGTGCCTTTGCTGGGAAGGACTTGATCCAGCAGGCTTACCAAGAGGCACTCCAACATAAATACCGTTTTTACAGTTATGGCGATGCCATGCTAATTCTTTGA
- the yajC gene encoding preprotein translocase subunit YajC: MDQITGLLVPFIAMGAIMYFLLWRPEQAKRKKHQNMLENLTKGDEIVTNGGLHGKILGLSNDKNIILISVGEMNSQEVKVQISRSAVAFLKKGGELVEGE; encoded by the coding sequence ATGGATCAAATAACAGGTTTGCTTGTTCCGTTCATCGCGATGGGTGCTATTATGTATTTTTTGTTGTGGCGTCCGGAACAAGCCAAACGCAAAAAACATCAGAATATGCTGGAGAATCTGACCAAAGGCGATGAAATCGTAACGAATGGCGGATTGCACGGCAAAATTCTTGGACTTAGCAACGATAAGAACATTATTCTCATCAGCGTTGGAGAAATGAATAGCCAAGAGGTAAAGGTTCAAATTTCACGGAGTGCTGTCGCCTTTCTCAAAAAAGGTGGCGAACTCGTCGAAGGCGAATAG
- a CDS encoding site-specific DNA-methyltransferase has protein sequence MTNRQIIFKVLDENQKNGLLTGNCEDILAEIPDESIDCVITSPPYWQMRKYSTNGKNPDSIIGEEKTPEEYVQRLAGIFRQIKRALKLDGSVWLNLGDKYHNKNLMGMPWRVAIAMQDDGWILRNDVIWHQMKGTQSVKDRLRDVHEHLFHFVKSKKYYYDADAIRIKPKKLPKINGKEIISATGVSGKKYRRQILESKELNEQERAAAIKTLDQTLKKIKAGELVDFRMTIRGAQRTYHSDNLEVSGRAKELKTKGFYIMTSKSKGYLPSDIWNIVPEDEWRKDVHYAVFPTELLDLPIKATSRIGSIILDPFMGTGTTLVAANQLNRQGLGIELSEEYIEIARNRLNPAQSRLDI, from the coding sequence ATGACAAATCGACAAATAATTTTCAAGGTCCTTGACGAAAATCAGAAAAATGGGTTATTGACAGGCAATTGCGAAGATATCTTGGCTGAAATCCCCGATGAGAGTATTGATTGTGTTATTACTTCACCTCCGTACTGGCAAATGAGAAAATATAGCACAAATGGGAAAAATCCTGATTCGATAATTGGCGAAGAAAAAACACCTGAAGAATATGTGCAAAGACTGGCTGGAATCTTCCGCCAGATAAAGAGGGCATTAAAACTGGATGGTTCAGTATGGTTAAATCTTGGGGATAAATACCATAACAAAAATCTGATGGGAATGCCTTGGCGAGTTGCGATCGCCATGCAGGACGATGGATGGATCCTTAGGAATGACGTTATATGGCATCAAATGAAAGGCACACAAAGTGTGAAGGATAGACTTAGAGACGTTCATGAACATCTCTTTCACTTTGTCAAAAGCAAAAAGTATTATTACGACGCTGATGCTATCAGGATTAAACCGAAAAAACTTCCAAAAATCAATGGTAAAGAAATCATCTCTGCTACAGGAGTCAGCGGAAAAAAATACCGTAGACAGATTCTTGAGTCTAAGGAATTAAATGAACAAGAGCGAGCAGCAGCGATTAAAACACTTGATCAGACATTAAAAAAAATAAAGGCAGGCGAGTTAGTTGATTTTAGAATGACGATCAGAGGCGCGCAACGGACTTATCATAGTGATAATTTAGAGGTCAGCGGACGCGCCAAAGAATTAAAAACAAAAGGCTTCTATATTATGACAAGCAAATCTAAAGGATATTTACCCTCTGATATTTGGAATATTGTCCCAGAGGATGAATGGAGAAAAGATGTCCATTATGCTGTATTTCCGACTGAGTTATTGGATCTTCCGATCAAAGCAACCAGTCGAATCGGCAGCATTATCCTTGACCCCTTTATGGGAACAGGAACCACGTTAGTGGCTGCCAATCAACTTAACAGACAGGGACTCGGAATTGAGTTAAGCGAAGAATATATAGAGATCGCCAGAAATCGGTTAAATCCCGCTCAATCGCGTTTGGACATTTAA